TGCTGCTGCGCAACACCTTCGTCGCCAACTACCTGGACGGCTGCGCGTTCAGCCTGCCCTGCCAGGCCCCGGGTGAGGCACCGGTGGGGCTGATGTTGACCGCGCCGGGCGGCCATGACGCGCGGCTCGCCGGGGTGGCGCTGGCGGTGGAGGCGGCGCTGAAAGCGGTACTGGAGCCGGCCCGCGCTGCCTGACCAGCCCAGCCGATCAGCCCAGCAGATCCTGCAGCGCGCCGCCCAGCGCCGGGTGGCGGAAGTGGAAGCCGCGCGCCTGCGCATGCGCCGGCAGCACGCGCTGGCCGCCAAGCAGCAACGGGGCCATCTCGCCGGCCGCCAGCTTCAGCACCCAGGCCGGTGCAGCCAGGAAGGCCGGGCGGTGCAGCGCGCGGGCGAGCTGGGCGGTGAACTCGGCGTTCGTTACCGGCTGCGGCGCGGTGAGGTTGAAGGCGCCGCTGGCCTGCGGGTCGGCCAGCAGGTGCAGCAGCAGGGCGTGCCAGTCGTCCTCGTGGATCCAGCTCATCCACTGGCGGCCGTCGCCCAGGCGGGCGCCCAGCCCGAGCGAAAACGGCAGCCGCATGCGCGCCAGCAGGCCGCCATCGCGCGCCAGCACCAGGCCGGTGCGCAGCCAGCACAGCCGCAGCCCCAGGCCCTGAACGGGCCGGGCGGCGGCCTCCCAGTCGGCGCAGAGCCGGGCGGCAAAGTCGGCGGCGGGCGGCGCGGCCTCGGTGAAGACGCGTTCGCCGCCATCGCCGTAGACGCCCACCGCCGAGCCACTGAGCAGCACCGCCGGCCGCCGGTGGGCTGCGGCGATACGCTGCACCAGCTGCTCGGTCAGCGCGATGCGGCTGTCACGCAGCCGGGCCTTGCGCGCCGCCGTCCAGCGTGCGTCGGCGATCGGCTCGCCGGCCAGGTTGACCACCGCGTCGAAGTGGCGTTCCGGCGTCCAGGCGGCGAGATCGTTCCAGACCTCCACGTCCCTGCCGCAGAGGGCGCGCACCCGCTCTGCCGGCTGGCGGCTGAGCACGGTGACGCGGTGGCCGGTCTGCTGCAGCGTGGTGCACAGTGGCCGGCCGAGGGTGCCGGTGGCGCCGGTGATGAGGAGGTGCATGGCGGCGGGCTCTTGCCTCTTGCTCAAGGGACGACGAGCCTAGCGCGCCAGCCTCAATCGCGCACGAGCCGCTTCACTGCCCCCACGCGCTGCCTGGCCACGTCCTCGGCGTGGAAGGGCAGCGTGGGCCATTGCTTGGCGGCAAAGGTCTTCAGCTGGTCGAAGGCAAAGGGCGAGTCGGGTTGCGAGGCTTGGCCGTAGGCCAGGATGGCCTGCGCCACCGGCCCGCGCGCGTCGAAAGTCACGGTCTGGAGGTAGCTGGAGCCGTAGTTCACGTCGTAGCCGGACTTTGGCAGAGTCGGCACGCCCTGGGTCTCGACCTTGTTGAGCACGCCCTCGAACTCGTCGCCGCCATGCACCGGCACGTTGCCGCCGCCGTTGGCCGCGTTCATGCGCTTGAACTGCACCTGCGCCAGCGGCGCGTCCAGTGCAAAGCCGGCAGCGCGCACGGTGGCCACGGCTTTGTCGAGCGCCTCGAAGACCTTGGCGCGCACGGCAGCGTCGTCCAGCTTCAGGCCGGCGGGCGTGCGCACCGCGTCGGCGGGGTTGAAGGGCACACGCCAGACACCGGCGATGTCCTTGGCCTGGCGCCACCATTCGCGGAAGAGGTGGGCACCGCGCGACTCGGGGTTGTTGCGGCGGTCCCAGCCCTTCAGCGCGGCGCAGCCGTCGCGGCTCGCGTCGCTGAGCGGGCCGGCCGAGCCATTGGCACAGCCAGCGAGCAGGTCGTCCAGCACGATCCGCGCGGCGTGGTTGCGGTTCAGGAATAGCATGGCCTGCACCTCGGCCGGGCCGACCTTGCCGTCCGGCGCGATCCCGTCACGTGCGGCCAGGCGCTCGCCGATCTCCAGGATGCCGGCGCGGGTGCGCAGCCGCTGCGGCGTGCCCACCGGGCCGACCATCGGCGAGATGCCCGCCAGCGGGGTGGCCGGGTTGCTGAGCCAGAAGCTGTCGTTGGAGTTCTGCACCCAGTCGCGGCGCTGGACGATCGGCATGCGCTCGATGGGCGTCAGACCCGGCACGGGCGAGGTGGGGTCGCGGCGCCAGCTGCAGTCGCTGCGCGAGCCGTCCAGCACCGGCAGGCCGGCGGCGCGGAAGAGGGCGGCCGCCGGCTTCGAGGGCGCGCAGCGCTCCAGCTGGGCGGCATCGACGTCGGGCACCACGCTGACGTCGGCGACCATGGCGTCGCCGTGGCGGTCGGCCGCGACGGTGTTCACCCAGGGGATGCCGAGCTTGGCCAGCCCGGCGCGGAGGTCCGCCAGGTTCTTCGCGCGGTT
The Sphaerotilus microaerophilus DNA segment above includes these coding regions:
- a CDS encoding TIGR01777 family oxidoreductase encodes the protein MHLLITGATGTLGRPLCTTLQQTGHRVTVLSRQPAERVRALCGRDVEVWNDLAAWTPERHFDAVVNLAGEPIADARWTAARKARLRDSRIALTEQLVQRIAAAHRRPAVLLSGSAVGVYGDGGERVFTEAAPPAADFAARLCADWEAAARPVQGLGLRLCWLRTGLVLARDGGLLARMRLPFSLGLGARLGDGRQWMSWIHEDDWHALLLHLLADPQASGAFNLTAPQPVTNAEFTAQLARALHRPAFLAAPAWVLKLAAGEMAPLLLGGQRVLPAHAQARGFHFRHPALGGALQDLLG
- a CDS encoding penicillin acylase family protein, encoding MTLPRLMVQRHPTSAAAIAALLSAALLAACTTPGGAGGLDARSVQIQRSAHGVAHIEAANLESLAYGVAYAHAEDNACQTANQLITVRGERSRWFGAEARGLFGLRPLPNALIDTFVRAHMDDAALARAFVAASADTQALARGYVAGWNRFLRDQASQLPAPCAAQPWLRPMTLADYLRLNELSMVQAGVAALADAVVAAQPPQAGAALPAPVSLADATAALREEVVLDPPIGSNGWAFGAEVTRNGAGVLLGNPHFPWYGINRFWQMHLTIPGELDVMGAAIGHGGLVQIGFNRDVAWTHTVSTGKRFTLHELKLAPGNPRAYLVDGQSEAMTPRTVRYEVRAADGSLSTREHTVWVTRWGPVLVMPRAGLNWTATQAYAIQDANTLNMRYGDSWLAFNRAKNLADLRAGLAKLGIPWVNTVAADRHGDAMVADVSVVPDVDAAQLERCAPSKPAAALFRAAGLPVLDGSRSDCSWRRDPTSPVPGLTPIERMPIVQRRDWVQNSNDSFWLSNPATPLAGISPMVGPVGTPQRLRTRAGILEIGERLAARDGIAPDGKVGPAEVQAMLFLNRNHAARIVLDDLLAGCANGSAGPLSDASRDGCAALKGWDRRNNPESRGAHLFREWWRQAKDIAGVWRVPFNPADAVRTPAGLKLDDAAVRAKVFEALDKAVATVRAAGFALDAPLAQVQFKRMNAANGGGNVPVHGGDEFEGVLNKVETQGVPTLPKSGYDVNYGSSYLQTVTFDARGPVAQAILAYGQASQPDSPFAFDQLKTFAAKQWPTLPFHAEDVARQRVGAVKRLVRD